The following proteins come from a genomic window of Corallococcus sp. NCRR:
- a CDS encoding DUSAM domain-containing protein, with translation MSTPDWSPFRALARRVLREGAPLTMSDEVRTLMLRTAEEVSITDAEAILRTRDGALALVREAERRIAEGSNRLTDALHRMWSFQRQGDFDSARQQMRDVLAVEVVPYYRELALEQLSGMSDEP, from the coding sequence ATGAGCACACCCGACTGGAGCCCGTTCCGCGCCCTTGCACGGCGCGTCCTTCGCGAGGGAGCGCCGCTGACAATGAGTGACGAGGTGCGCACCCTCATGCTGCGCACCGCGGAGGAAGTCTCAATCACGGATGCAGAGGCCATCTTGCGCACCCGCGATGGAGCGCTGGCGCTGGTGCGCGAAGCCGAGCGGCGCATCGCCGAGGGCTCGAACCGCCTGACGGACGCGCTGCATCGGATGTGGAGTTTCCAGCGGCAAGGCGACTTCGACAGCGCGCGCCAGCAGATGCGTGACGTGCTCGCCGTCGAAGTCGTCCCCTACTACCGCGAGCTCGCCTTGGAACAACTCTCCGGCATGTCTGACGAGCCGTGA
- a CDS encoding ferritin-like domain-containing protein has protein sequence MADMHSQPSTTEPGDPGELGVRLTLLNAALATKVVSVRRYTRHALLAAGACHDAMKAAFGLHARDEQDHAIRLAERIQQLGGRPDFNLGGLMSSGDTQDDEGRTLVELLRENLEAERVAIASYRDLIPYFAVRDPITRRLLEELLDEEEAHANALHALLKP, from the coding sequence ATGGCCGACATGCATTCGCAGCCATCCACCACCGAGCCGGGCGACCCGGGAGAGCTGGGGGTCCGCCTCACGCTGCTCAACGCCGCGCTGGCGACCAAGGTCGTCAGCGTGCGCCGCTACACGCGCCATGCCCTGCTGGCCGCGGGCGCTTGCCACGACGCGATGAAGGCCGCGTTCGGCCTGCACGCCCGCGACGAGCAGGACCACGCGATCAGGCTCGCCGAGCGCATCCAGCAGCTGGGCGGCAGGCCGGACTTCAACCTTGGAGGGCTCATGTCCAGCGGTGACACCCAGGACGACGAGGGACGGACGCTGGTGGAGCTGCTGCGCGAGAACCTGGAGGCGGAGCGCGTCGCCATCGCGTCGTACCGCGACCTCATCCCCTACTTCGCGGTCCGCGATCCCATCACGCGGCGGCTGCTGGAGGAGCTCCTCGACGAGGAGGAGGCCCACGCCAACGCCCTGCACGCGCTCTTGAAGCCTTGA
- a CDS encoding helicase-related protein has product MSSSPSSRPSVVVAELGPTNTGKTYRAIERMLEHDSGIIGLPLRLLAREVYDRVTAKVGEGRVALMTGEEKRVPPRPDYWICTVEAMPTDREVDFLAVDEIQLAAHRERGHVFTDRLLHARGRKETWFLGADTMRPMVSALIPHVSLKRATRLSQLRYAGRRSLKSLPPRSAVVAFSADRVYELAESLRRLRGGVAVVLGALSPRTRNAQVAMYQSGEVQYLVATDAIGMGLNLDLNHVAFATLSKYDGAEQRDLYPDELAQIAGRAGRHLNDGSFGALNTLPELPPRIVSAIESHRFPAVRSLVWRNSSLDFSSPEALLDSLSRAPRDSAFVRVERADDFDALKGLSAVPAIRELTSDKASVELLWQVCQVPDFRKGLFGQHVALLRETFLQLTAGDGKLDPTWLGRQVSPLDDASGDIHTLMDRLAAIRIWTYISHRPGWLNDAEDWQERTRRIEDALGDALHERLVERFVQRAARRSARRFVRASTQSQSGASDSPFAKLGQLLTEVPGAEGVVMTEEQFVQRVVDATHDAFEVDAAGRISFEAQPLARLVRGRDRRSPQLALAEPEVWTGGARQRLERRLVALARDLVTEAMGGFPAESFTSASRSPATRAVAYQLAEGLGVISQAEAREQWRLLDEESRERLKAQGVHEGQRYLYVTQALSPQALERRAMLTALFQQAACPQGIPQEPALNVSALAGRSARSFGYEIIGPVALRIDIVERLGEGLRGPQGAKQVQALMQQLRLDGGVRAQVLRTLGGQPGGTAQKRRRRRRGRKPSETGGVRGREPAGSSRFNDRP; this is encoded by the coding sequence ATGAGCTCGAGCCCATCCAGCCGGCCGTCCGTCGTCGTGGCGGAGCTGGGGCCCACGAACACCGGGAAGACCTACCGCGCCATCGAACGGATGCTCGAGCACGACTCCGGCATCATCGGACTGCCGCTCCGCCTGCTCGCCCGTGAGGTCTACGACCGGGTGACCGCGAAGGTGGGCGAGGGCCGGGTCGCGCTGATGACGGGCGAGGAGAAGCGCGTCCCGCCCCGGCCCGACTACTGGATCTGCACCGTGGAGGCGATGCCAACCGACCGGGAGGTGGACTTCCTCGCGGTGGATGAAATCCAGCTCGCCGCGCATCGGGAGCGTGGGCACGTCTTCACGGACCGGCTGCTGCACGCGCGCGGGCGCAAGGAGACCTGGTTCCTGGGCGCGGACACGATGCGTCCCATGGTGTCCGCGCTGATTCCGCACGTGTCCTTGAAGCGCGCCACGCGCCTGTCGCAGCTGCGCTACGCCGGGCGCCGCTCGCTGAAGAGCCTGCCGCCGCGCTCCGCGGTGGTCGCGTTCTCCGCGGACCGCGTCTACGAGCTGGCCGAATCGCTGCGCCGCCTCCGGGGCGGGGTGGCGGTGGTGCTGGGCGCGCTGTCGCCCCGGACGCGCAACGCGCAGGTGGCCATGTATCAGTCCGGCGAGGTCCAGTACCTCGTGGCCACGGATGCCATTGGCATGGGGTTGAACCTGGACCTCAACCACGTGGCCTTCGCGACGCTCTCCAAGTACGACGGCGCGGAACAGCGCGACCTGTATCCGGACGAGCTGGCGCAGATCGCCGGCCGCGCGGGGCGTCACCTCAACGACGGGAGCTTCGGCGCGCTGAACACGCTGCCGGAGCTGCCGCCGCGCATCGTCTCCGCCATCGAATCCCACCGCTTCCCGGCGGTGCGCAGCCTCGTCTGGCGCAACTCCTCGCTAGACTTCTCCAGTCCGGAGGCGCTGCTGGATTCATTGTCGCGGGCGCCGCGTGACAGCGCCTTCGTCCGGGTGGAGCGCGCGGACGACTTCGACGCGCTCAAGGGGCTGTCCGCGGTGCCCGCCATCCGCGAGCTCACCTCCGACAAGGCCTCCGTGGAGCTGTTGTGGCAGGTCTGCCAGGTGCCGGACTTCCGCAAGGGGCTCTTTGGACAGCACGTCGCGTTGCTGCGTGAGACGTTCCTCCAGCTGACGGCTGGGGACGGGAAGCTGGACCCCACCTGGTTGGGCCGGCAGGTGTCGCCGCTGGATGATGCGTCGGGAGACATCCACACGCTGATGGACCGGCTCGCGGCCATCCGCATCTGGACGTACATCAGCCATCGTCCGGGCTGGCTGAACGACGCGGAGGACTGGCAGGAGCGCACGCGCCGCATCGAGGACGCGCTGGGGGATGCGCTACATGAGCGGCTGGTGGAGCGCTTCGTCCAGCGGGCGGCGAGGAGGAGCGCGCGCCGCTTCGTGAGGGCCAGCACGCAGTCGCAGTCCGGTGCCTCCGACAGTCCGTTCGCCAAGCTGGGGCAGTTGCTGACGGAGGTGCCGGGCGCGGAAGGCGTGGTGATGACGGAGGAGCAGTTCGTCCAGCGCGTGGTGGACGCGACGCACGACGCGTTTGAAGTGGACGCGGCGGGGCGCATCTCCTTCGAGGCGCAGCCGCTGGCCCGGCTGGTGCGGGGGCGCGACCGGCGCTCGCCGCAGTTGGCGTTGGCGGAGCCGGAGGTGTGGACGGGCGGCGCGCGTCAGCGATTGGAGCGCCGGTTGGTGGCGCTGGCCAGGGACCTGGTCACGGAGGCCATGGGAGGCTTTCCCGCGGAGTCCTTCACGAGCGCGAGCCGCTCACCGGCGACGCGCGCCGTGGCCTACCAGTTGGCGGAAGGGCTGGGCGTCATCTCCCAGGCGGAGGCGCGCGAGCAGTGGCGGCTCCTGGACGAGGAGTCACGGGAGCGGCTGAAGGCGCAGGGCGTCCACGAGGGCCAGCGGTACCTCTACGTCACCCAGGCCCTGTCGCCCCAGGCGCTGGAGCGGAGGGCCATGTTGACGGCGCTGTTCCAGCAGGCGGCGTGTCCGCAGGGCATCCCCCAGGAGCCGGCGCTGAACGTCTCCGCGCTGGCCGGCCGGAGCGCGCGGTCCTTCGGCTACGAGATCATCGGGCCGGTGGCGCTGCGCATCGACATCGTCGAACGGCTGGGAGAGGGATTGCGCGGCCCGCAGGGGGCGAAGCAGGTGCAGGCGCTCATGCAGCAGCTGCGATTGGACGGAGGCGTCCGCGCGCAGGTGCTGCGGACGTTGGGTGGACAGCCCGGAGGCACCGCACAGAAGCGGCGTCGCCGCAGGCGGGGGCGGAAGCCATCGGAGACGGGTGGTGTTCGCGGTCGTGAACCGGCAGGCTCGAGCCGGTTCAACGACCGCCCATGA
- a CDS encoding Isoquinoline 1-oxidoreductase subunit produces the protein MNLRSKALGAVLGAGAAGLSLALLFSAGCAGRAAHPGVVPPPENPQALRPPEAFAGIGDKKERSRALFLEASRVMLHPRCVNCHPVGDSPLQGENSQVHDPPVARGPEDQGVPGLECTSCHQDRNAQLARVPGAPKWHLAPKVMFWEGRTPRSLCEQLKDPARNGGKSLAELIEHSAHDELVGWGWKPGADRVPAPGTQAEFGALVAAWVKDGAECPREESRP, from the coding sequence ATGAATCTTCGCTCGAAGGCACTGGGAGCCGTGCTGGGCGCGGGAGCGGCGGGGCTGTCGCTGGCGCTCCTCTTCAGCGCGGGATGCGCGGGCCGCGCGGCGCATCCAGGCGTGGTGCCGCCTCCCGAGAATCCACAGGCGCTCCGGCCGCCGGAGGCCTTCGCGGGCATCGGCGACAAGAAGGAGCGCTCGCGGGCGCTGTTCCTGGAGGCGAGCCGGGTGATGCTGCATCCCCGCTGCGTCAACTGCCACCCCGTGGGCGACAGTCCGCTCCAGGGTGAGAACAGCCAGGTCCATGATCCGCCGGTGGCCCGCGGCCCCGAGGACCAGGGCGTGCCCGGCCTGGAGTGCACCTCCTGCCACCAGGACCGCAACGCGCAGCTGGCGCGGGTCCCCGGCGCGCCCAAATGGCACCTGGCGCCCAAGGTGATGTTCTGGGAGGGGCGCACGCCCCGTTCGCTGTGCGAGCAGTTGAAGGATCCGGCGCGCAACGGCGGCAAGAGCCTGGCGGAGTTGATCGAGCACTCGGCGCATGACGAGCTGGTGGGCTGGGGCTGGAAGCCCGGGGCGGACCGGGTTCCGGCGCCGGGAACGCAGGCGGAGTTCGGGGCCCTGGTGGCCGCGTGGGTAAAGGACGGCGCGGAGTGCCCGCGCGAGGAGAGCCGACCGTGA
- a CDS encoding fatty acid desaturase family protein, whose protein sequence is MERTPPPSSKDLIARTRPFAAQDTARSLWALGSTYAALVGAVVLAAAAPWWPLRIVGGLIEALVLIRCFILFHDAMHGALLPKSRWAKALFQVQGLLTLTPARIWNDTHNHHHANTARIAADSAGTFVTWTTDQWRKATGAQRLGYVVERHPVTLMLGYFTAFLYSLCLQPFVKNPKRYWTSGLALAVHVALSAAVWHFFGLGVYLSAFVGPLIAAYALGTYLFYAQHNFDDVAILPEPSWNHADAALEASSYMRFGPVMEWFTGNIGYHHVHHLNPRIPFYRLPEAMASIPELQGPHVTTLTLKDIVGCLRLNLWDPSLKRMVRYRDARMSPGT, encoded by the coding sequence ATGGAACGAACCCCGCCGCCATCGAGCAAGGACCTCATTGCCCGCACGCGTCCCTTCGCGGCCCAGGACACCGCGCGCTCCCTCTGGGCGCTCGGCTCCACCTATGCCGCGCTCGTGGGCGCGGTGGTGCTGGCGGCGGCCGCGCCCTGGTGGCCCCTGCGCATCGTGGGCGGCCTCATCGAAGCGCTGGTGCTCATCCGCTGCTTCATCCTCTTCCACGACGCGATGCACGGGGCGCTCCTGCCGAAGTCCCGGTGGGCCAAGGCGCTCTTCCAGGTGCAGGGGCTGCTCACGCTCACGCCCGCGCGCATCTGGAATGACACGCACAACCATCACCACGCCAACACCGCGCGCATCGCGGCGGACTCGGCGGGCACCTTCGTCACCTGGACCACGGACCAATGGCGCAAGGCCACCGGGGCGCAGCGCCTGGGCTACGTGGTGGAGCGCCACCCGGTGACGTTGATGCTCGGGTACTTCACCGCGTTCCTCTACAGCCTGTGCCTCCAGCCGTTCGTGAAGAACCCGAAGCGCTACTGGACGTCCGGGCTCGCGCTGGCCGTGCACGTGGCCCTGTCCGCGGCCGTCTGGCACTTCTTCGGCCTGGGCGTCTATCTCAGCGCCTTCGTGGGGCCGCTCATCGCCGCGTACGCGCTGGGCACGTACCTGTTCTACGCGCAGCACAACTTCGACGACGTGGCCATCCTGCCGGAGCCGTCGTGGAACCACGCGGACGCGGCGCTGGAGGCGAGCAGCTACATGCGCTTCGGGCCGGTGATGGAGTGGTTCACGGGCAACATCGGCTACCACCACGTGCACCACCTCAACCCGCGCATCCCGTTCTACCGGCTGCCGGAGGCGATGGCGTCCATCCCGGAACTCCAGGGCCCGCACGTCACCACGCTCACGCTGAAGGACATCGTGGGGTGCCTGCGGCTGAACCTGTGGGATCCATCGCTCAAGCGGATGGTGCGCTACCGCGACGCGCGGATGTCGCCGGGCACCTGA
- a CDS encoding B12-binding domain-containing radical SAM protein codes for MSSGRALSPVLLVGAGTGEATCGILYLASYLRRGGIEAFVRLWDGDESAGEVTQSFERLIARVRPKLIGISLKWFHHVDRALLIARTIRKIDPSIRIVVGGNSASYWWKELSGYDCIDHVILGDGEAPLLALCNGEEAPPNVVTRHPDGRPRRLPLAYVQRSTNTQDLYYSHFNEIFLSQMDAHSFSGWVAPGKGCGENCLYCGGARGNQKADFGRAKPFLRAEENVRRDHQEIASRTWQMRYDFAGSTAEFLGSTWAGVDLSRHCCTYFLWGVPRVELVAALAETFQRIYMVIDIGCFSEQQRLEQMSKGLLKPCAKDRELLDVIESVRRHPNVEVEISGIGGLPFMNRERLAEELRLVERIIGLDCVVGYQRLEAQPGALVTEHPARFDMVTEAKTFAEFLDYFERREPGDVSVPMIRFKDQELEAAVQRNSDRVDELAWKHRDTRKRVDLHGRTRLKNTAPSTKRFTLGDWLGSHRAPAKLAKEPVTVLRSVDGITLSCAPSVSPRKFTDPTLTQGEDGAILLAALAAFDKPTTVSSAVSHLGTKERLDPHSAREVIDHLVDGRFLQPA; via the coding sequence ATGAGCAGTGGTCGTGCCCTTTCGCCAGTCCTCCTCGTCGGTGCCGGAACGGGCGAAGCCACGTGCGGCATCCTCTACCTGGCGAGCTACCTGCGGCGCGGCGGGATTGAAGCCTTCGTGCGGCTGTGGGACGGGGACGAGAGCGCGGGCGAGGTGACCCAGTCCTTCGAGCGCCTCATCGCCCGCGTTCGCCCGAAGCTCATCGGCATCAGCCTGAAGTGGTTCCACCACGTGGACCGCGCGCTGCTCATCGCGCGGACCATCCGGAAGATCGATCCGTCCATCCGCATCGTCGTGGGTGGCAACTCCGCGTCGTACTGGTGGAAGGAGTTGAGCGGCTATGACTGCATCGACCACGTCATCCTGGGCGATGGAGAAGCCCCCCTCCTGGCGCTCTGCAATGGAGAGGAAGCCCCGCCCAACGTCGTGACGCGGCATCCGGACGGCCGTCCCCGCAGGCTTCCGCTGGCGTACGTGCAGCGCTCCACCAACACCCAGGACCTCTACTACTCGCACTTCAACGAGATCTTCCTCAGCCAGATGGACGCGCACTCCTTCTCCGGCTGGGTCGCGCCCGGCAAGGGCTGCGGCGAGAACTGCCTCTATTGCGGCGGCGCGCGAGGCAATCAGAAGGCGGACTTCGGCCGCGCGAAGCCGTTCCTGCGCGCCGAGGAGAACGTGCGCCGGGATCACCAAGAGATCGCCAGCCGGACCTGGCAGATGCGCTACGACTTCGCGGGCAGCACGGCGGAGTTCTTGGGGAGCACCTGGGCGGGCGTGGACCTGTCGCGCCACTGCTGCACGTACTTCCTCTGGGGCGTGCCGCGCGTGGAACTGGTCGCGGCGCTGGCGGAGACCTTCCAGCGCATCTACATGGTCATCGACATCGGCTGCTTCTCCGAACAGCAGCGCCTGGAGCAGATGTCCAAGGGCCTGCTCAAGCCCTGCGCGAAGGACCGCGAGCTGCTGGATGTCATCGAGTCCGTCCGCCGCCATCCGAACGTGGAGGTTGAAATCTCCGGCATCGGAGGACTCCCGTTCATGAACCGGGAGCGGCTCGCGGAGGAGCTGCGGTTGGTGGAGCGCATCATCGGCCTGGACTGCGTGGTGGGCTACCAGCGGCTGGAGGCGCAGCCCGGGGCGCTCGTCACGGAGCATCCCGCGCGCTTCGACATGGTGACGGAGGCGAAGACGTTCGCGGAGTTCCTCGACTACTTCGAGCGCCGCGAACCCGGTGACGTGTCCGTGCCGATGATCCGCTTCAAGGACCAGGAGCTGGAGGCCGCGGTGCAGCGCAACTCCGACCGGGTGGACGAACTGGCCTGGAAGCACCGGGACACGAGGAAGCGCGTGGACCTCCACGGCCGCACGCGGCTCAAGAACACCGCGCCCTCGACGAAGCGCTTCACGCTGGGAGACTGGCTGGGCAGCCACCGCGCGCCCGCGAAGCTGGCGAAGGAACCGGTGACGGTCCTGCGCTCGGTGGACGGCATCACCCTGAGCTGCGCGCCGTCCGTCAGCCCACGCAAGTTCACCGACCCCACGTTGACCCAAGGCGAGGACGGCGCCATCCTCCTCGCCGCCCTGGCCGCCTTCGACAAGCCCACCACCGTCTCCAGCGCGGTGTCACACCTGGGCACGAAGGAGCGGCTGGATCCGCACTCCGCTCGCGAGGTCATCGACCATCTGGTCGATGGGCGCTTCCTCCAGCCGGCGTAG
- a CDS encoding siderophore-interacting protein, whose product MANAKAMLGSMLGRFLFTEAKVTQVRELSRAFRQIDCEGPALRGQGWAPGDKVQVFLPGLGMRTYTPLSWDEARGATAFLVYLHGDSPGAKWGRDVRTGDTVQLFGPRRSVTLESGDAPVVLFGDETSFAVAHAFRTGAKRNVTPIFEVTHREDCAPALRELGFEGHDVERTAGDAHLAQVYERLREALREKPGATLVMTGRAQSIQALRSRLRGDGDRATPKVKAYWAVGKTGLD is encoded by the coding sequence ATGGCAAACGCCAAGGCCATGCTCGGAAGCATGCTGGGCCGTTTTCTCTTCACCGAAGCGAAGGTGACCCAGGTGCGCGAACTGTCACGCGCCTTTCGACAGATTGACTGTGAAGGGCCCGCGCTGCGGGGGCAGGGATGGGCTCCCGGCGACAAGGTGCAGGTGTTCCTGCCCGGGCTGGGCATGCGCACGTACACGCCGCTGTCGTGGGACGAGGCGCGCGGCGCCACGGCCTTCCTGGTGTACCTGCACGGCGACAGCCCCGGAGCGAAGTGGGGCCGCGACGTGCGCACCGGAGACACGGTTCAGCTCTTCGGCCCCCGGCGCTCGGTGACGCTGGAGTCCGGCGACGCGCCGGTGGTGCTCTTCGGTGACGAAACGTCCTTCGCGGTCGCGCACGCGTTCCGCACCGGAGCGAAGCGCAATGTCACCCCCATCTTCGAGGTGACACACCGCGAGGACTGCGCGCCCGCGCTGCGCGAGCTGGGCTTCGAGGGCCACGACGTGGAGCGCACGGCAGGCGACGCGCACCTGGCGCAGGTCTACGAACGGCTGCGCGAAGCGCTGCGTGAGAAGCCCGGCGCGACGCTGGTGATGACAGGCCGGGCGCAGTCCATCCAGGCCCTGCGCTCGCGGCTGCGCGGCGACGGTGATCGCGCCACGCCGAAGGTGAAGGCCTACTGGGCCGTGGGCAAGACGGGGCTCGACTGA
- a CDS encoding (2Fe-2S)-binding protein, whose product MSIRLRVNGTEHVLDVDPEMPLLWALRDVLTLTGTKYGCGQALCGACVVHIDGAAVRSCVTPVRRAEGREVMTIEGLSPDGSHPLQKAWVDLAVPQCGFCQAGQIMTAAALLAKKPKPTDAEIDQSLAGNLCRCGTYTRIRTAVKKAAGLPTE is encoded by the coding sequence GTGAGCATCCGTCTGCGAGTGAATGGGACCGAGCACGTGCTGGATGTGGATCCGGAGATGCCGCTGCTCTGGGCGCTGCGCGACGTGCTGACGTTGACGGGCACGAAGTACGGCTGCGGCCAGGCGCTCTGCGGCGCGTGCGTGGTGCACATCGACGGCGCGGCGGTGCGCTCGTGCGTGACGCCGGTGCGCCGCGCGGAGGGCCGCGAGGTGATGACGATTGAAGGCCTGTCTCCGGACGGCTCGCACCCGCTGCAGAAGGCGTGGGTGGATCTGGCGGTGCCGCAGTGTGGCTTCTGTCAGGCGGGGCAGATCATGACGGCGGCGGCGCTGCTGGCGAAGAAGCCGAAGCCCACCGACGCGGAGATCGATCAATCGCTGGCGGGCAACCTCTGCCGCTGCGGGACGTACACACGCATCCGCACCGCCGTGAAGAAGGCGGCGGGACTGCCGACGGAGTGA
- a CDS encoding alpha/beta fold hydrolase: MPEAHRIERRQVDVNGRPATVYVGGDGPPLLLIHGGWGSAPGHWSRAWELLAEHYRVVAPELPGFVEGEALGSYEAYGQWSVALLDALGIPAAWCVGNSFGGSVAWVLGSQHPERCQGVIIVNGLPPPAPPPAWMIRLGHWRPARALMLGMYRRVAFTRGMLDRAFVAKGDADVPAFLAPLFRERMPRPAEVVFECMGSSREFAAPRGPLLLLWGQQDRGPGTSEASARKFHARLPGSQLVFVPHAGHLPQWENPARFVQELVAFTQAAVPHAA; encoded by the coding sequence ATGCCGGAAGCACATCGCATCGAACGACGGCAGGTGGACGTGAACGGCCGTCCCGCCACCGTGTACGTCGGAGGAGACGGTCCTCCGCTGCTGCTCATCCACGGCGGATGGGGGAGCGCGCCCGGACACTGGTCCCGCGCGTGGGAGCTGCTCGCGGAGCACTACCGCGTGGTGGCGCCGGAGCTGCCGGGGTTCGTGGAGGGGGAGGCGCTCGGGTCCTACGAAGCCTATGGCCAGTGGTCGGTGGCTCTGCTGGACGCGCTGGGCATTCCAGCGGCGTGGTGCGTGGGCAATTCGTTCGGCGGCAGCGTGGCGTGGGTCCTGGGGAGCCAGCATCCGGAGCGCTGTCAGGGCGTCATCATCGTCAACGGGCTGCCGCCGCCCGCGCCGCCCCCGGCCTGGATGATCCGGTTGGGCCACTGGCGCCCGGCGCGTGCGCTGATGCTGGGGATGTACCGGCGCGTGGCCTTCACCCGGGGCATGCTCGACCGGGCCTTCGTCGCGAAGGGAGACGCGGACGTGCCGGCCTTCCTCGCGCCGCTCTTCCGCGAACGCATGCCAAGGCCCGCGGAGGTCGTCTTCGAGTGTATGGGCTCGAGCCGTGAGTTCGCGGCGCCTCGCGGCCCGCTGTTGCTTCTCTGGGGCCAGCAGGACCGCGGCCCTGGGACGAGCGAGGCGTCCGCGCGAAAGTTCCATGCACGGCTGCCCGGCAGCCAGCTGGTGTTCGTGCCCCACGCGGGGCATCTTCCCCAGTGGGAGAACCCCGCCCGGTTCGTCCAGGAACTGGTGGCCTTCACGCAGGCCGCCGTCCCTCACGCAGCGTGA
- a CDS encoding DUF6600 domain-containing protein: protein MAPWHPRVRWLRTGTAVLAILAASGCAMGPEEFGPQVTSSSTPLDNPMSQFREVLAPYGTWMNLPDVGWVWRPDPAEVGADFTPYSTDGRWASSDWGWTFESDSEWGWAPFHYGRWFTTPTEGWVWWPDNEWAPAWVDWRWGNGFVGWQPLAPPGISTGLSWTFVSANNFVQPDVGSHLLPEAQVQELMRQTQPVGEHVVAREGYWNRGPEPEEVARATGQEVPRAKPMTPPTGQPPRASAASAEPKAHEASASTPAGGSAHRPDGR from the coding sequence ATGGCCCCCTGGCATCCCCGGGTGCGCTGGCTTCGGACCGGCACCGCTGTCCTTGCCATCCTGGCCGCCAGCGGCTGCGCGATGGGCCCGGAGGAATTCGGGCCACAGGTGACCTCCAGCTCGACGCCCCTGGACAACCCCATGTCCCAGTTCCGGGAGGTGCTGGCGCCCTACGGCACGTGGATGAACCTGCCGGACGTCGGCTGGGTGTGGCGGCCGGACCCAGCCGAGGTGGGCGCGGATTTCACCCCGTATTCCACCGACGGCCGGTGGGCTTCCAGCGATTGGGGATGGACCTTCGAGAGCGACTCGGAGTGGGGCTGGGCGCCCTTCCACTACGGCCGGTGGTTCACCACGCCAACGGAAGGTTGGGTGTGGTGGCCAGACAATGAGTGGGCTCCTGCCTGGGTGGACTGGCGTTGGGGAAATGGCTTCGTTGGCTGGCAGCCCCTCGCGCCGCCGGGCATCAGCACCGGACTGAGCTGGACGTTCGTGAGCGCGAACAACTTCGTGCAGCCCGACGTGGGGTCACATCTCCTCCCGGAGGCACAGGTCCAGGAGCTGATGCGACAGACGCAGCCCGTGGGCGAGCACGTGGTGGCTCGCGAGGGGTACTGGAACCGGGGGCCGGAGCCGGAGGAGGTCGCTCGGGCCACCGGCCAGGAGGTGCCGCGCGCAAAGCCGATGACGCCCCCCACGGGGCAGCCGCCTCGCGCGTCCGCCGCGAGCGCGGAGCCCAAGGCGCATGAAGCCTCCGCGTCTACGCCGGCTGGAGGAAGCGCCCATCGACCAGATGGTCGATGA
- a CDS encoding MarR family winged helix-turn-helix transcriptional regulator, which produces MARQGGKAAAKRDEDALYDVMLFVRPLHRYLLKAVEDQLAGTGVTVGMRAVLDRLFLHGPQTVPQLSRGMELGRQFVLRLVNTGREAGLLAPLPNPAHRRSSLFTLTPQGRAVIEGIRARESVKLREVAAELDREDIDACVRVLSVMADRFRPSTGPMDYGGDP; this is translated from the coding sequence TTGGCCCGGCAAGGCGGCAAGGCAGCGGCGAAGCGTGACGAGGACGCCCTCTACGACGTCATGCTGTTCGTGCGTCCGCTGCACCGGTATCTGCTGAAGGCGGTGGAGGATCAGCTCGCCGGTACTGGCGTGACGGTGGGCATGCGGGCGGTGTTGGACCGGCTGTTCCTGCACGGACCGCAGACGGTGCCGCAGCTGTCGCGGGGCATGGAGCTGGGGCGCCAGTTCGTCCTGCGGCTGGTGAACACCGGGCGCGAGGCGGGGCTCCTGGCACCGCTCCCCAACCCGGCGCATCGCCGCTCCTCGCTGTTCACCCTGACGCCCCAGGGCCGGGCGGTCATCGAAGGCATCCGCGCGCGCGAGTCCGTGAAGCTGCGCGAGGTGGCGGCGGAGCTGGACCGCGAGGACATCGACGCCTGCGTGCGCGTGCTCTCCGTGATGGCCGACCGCTTCCGCCCCAGCACCGGGCCCATGGATTACGGCGGAGACCCCTGA